A stretch of DNA from Candidatus Nanopelagicales bacterium:
AAGGCGATCTGCGAGGTCGCCCAAGGCGCCGAGCGCAGCGTATTCACCTGCTGGGTGGGCGGCGACGCGATGCTCGAGGCACAGCAGATCGCCGCGGCACGTGGCGTACTGAGCCACGACTCGCCGGAAAAAGCCGTCGCCATCATCCTCGGCATCGTCAATTACGAACGCAACCGCGAATTGCTGGCCCAGATGCCACCCTCGGTGGCGGAGGATTTCAGTGCCGACACCGCGTCCGCCCGCAATGCCGTCGCCGAGGCGATCGCGGCCGGCGCCGATACCCTGTCACCACGCCAGGCGCGGACCCTCATGCGGGCTTATGGCATCGACACCACGGAACGCCCCCTGGCGGGCAGCATCGACGAGGCTATCCGCAGCGCCGATGAGATCGGCTACCCGGTGGATCTTGCCCTGGTGCTGGCCAGCCCCACGGAAGCCCCCCCGGTCGCGACCGGTCTGCGCTCGCCGCTCGACATTCAACTGGCGGTACGCGGTCTGCGCGGCAGCGTCCGGGTGCAGCATCCGGGTGTGCGCATCAGCGGCTACCGCCTGCGCCCCAGCGCGGCGCGCAGCAGCACCAGCGCGTTGCGCCTCGGCGTGGCGGACGACCCGGTGTTCGGCCCGGTGATTTTCCTCGGCCCCGCCAGTGTCGGCCGCTTGCCGGAATGCGATTGCGTGGTGGCCCTGCCGCCGCTCAACCTGGCGTTGGCCCAGGACCTGGTGGGGCGCAGCCGCTTTGTCCGCGAGGCCCCGGAAGAACAACGGGAGGCACTGGAGTTGGCCGCCGCAACGGCACTGGTGCGCGTATCTCAATTGCTGACCGACATCGATGAAGTGGGCGGCCTCGACCTCGACCCCCTGCATGTGGAGACCTCGGGCGCCGTTGCGCAGGGGGTCCGTGTCCGGGTTGAAAAACGGGGGCGCAAGCTCGGCTTCCGACGTTTTGCGATCCGCCCCTACCCCAAGGAACTGGAGCAGCACATCGAGTGGGACGGACGCCAGTTGCTGATACGGCCGATCCGGCCGGAGGACGAAGCCATGCTCAGCGAACTGCTCGGGTCGCTCAGCGCCGAGGATGTGCGGATGCGCTTCTTCGGCACCATCCGCCACCTGCCGCGCTCCAAGCTGGCTCGCTTCACCCAGATCGACTATGACCGCGAGATGGCACTGGTGGCCGTCGAACGCGGCAGCGACGGCGTCGAACATTCGATCGGCGAGGTTCGCGCCATGGCCGATCCGGACAACCTCTTCGCCGACTTCGCCATCGTGGTGCGCTCCGAGATCAAGGGCAAGGGCTTGGGACGCCTCATGCTGCAAGCCATCATCGATTACTCCCGCAGCCGCGGCACGGCCGAACTGCGCGGCGAAACCCTCGACGGAAACCTGCGCATGCAGAAGCTGGCGCGCACGCTGGGCTTCACGCTGAAATCCGGTCTGGACGTCGGCACCATAGAACTGCGTCTGCCGCTGCGCGAAGCCGCCGCGAAGTAAGCGCCCACGATTGGAGCGGCCCGGCTTGTTCCCGGGCGAGGAAGGGTCTATGATTAATAAAGATAATCCGTCTTGAGAGTGTTCTCGTGGCCACTATCTCGTCCTCCTCCAGCGCATCCATAAGCCAGTACGTGCGGTCCCAGTTGCAACTGCAGCAGGCGCAGCGCAACGCGGAGCAAGCCGATGCGAATGCACGTTCCCTGCAGGCGCAGGCGCGGCAAGCCCAGCAGG
This window harbors:
- a CDS encoding GNAT family N-acetyltransferase; the encoded protein is MTVRNLEFLFRPKSVAVISEPDEASRYAEVVVRNLTAGGFAGPVLQVAAKKRSLFGIGVHVHIDDLDVVPELAIVCAPLVDVAEIVAKLGARGTRAVIVGPALRNEMSAGEWSAAHKAILDAARPNLVRVLGPGSGGLQVPACGLNASVAPAFAKPGRVALIAQSAAVAAAVIDRARSRGIGFSAALHLGAGIDIDLADVLDWFSADPDTEAILVQFDSVAAGRKFMSAARAVARYKPVVAIHGERLDTGRSADRPFSADDVYEAALRRAGWVRIDTLGDLFDAAEAMARGRPIHGGRLTILANGHGLGRVAADALLRAGGQLATLSKGTAKALEKLLRIRLPLDGPLALPADVTPANWAAAVAAVLADGGTDAVLTVYSPSPFAPAVEVAKAICEVAQGAERSVFTCWVGGDAMLEAQQIAAARGVLSHDSPEKAVAIILGIVNYERNRELLAQMPPSVAEDFSADTASARNAVAEAIAAGADTLSPRQARTLMRAYGIDTTERPLAGSIDEAIRSADEIGYPVDLALVLASPTEAPPVATGLRSPLDIQLAVRGLRGSVRVQHPGVRISGYRLRPSAARSSTSALRLGVADDPVFGPVIFLGPASVGRLPECDCVVALPPLNLALAQDLVGRSRFVREAPEEQREALELAAATALVRVSQLLTDIDEVGGLDLDPLHVETSGAVAQGVRVRVEKRGRKLGFRRFAIRPYPKELEQHIEWDGRQLLIRPIRPEDEAMLSELLGSLSAEDVRMRFFGTIRHLPRSKLARFTQIDYDREMALVAVERGSDGVEHSIGEVRAMADPDNLFADFAIVVRSEIKGKGLGRLMLQAIIDYSRSRGTAELRGETLDGNLRMQKLARTLGFTLKSGLDVGTIELRLPLREAAAK